The following is a genomic window from Strongyloides ratti genome assembly S_ratti_ED321, chromosome : 1.
TTTCTAAAACTTTGGTTACAAAATAACTTCTTACAGGATAACTTTAAgagtttaaaatttaattttttttttatttttatcattttaaattgtgTACCATTTTAGTGATTGTAAATATCATATATTATGTTACTTAtgttattttacattttttttaaaatgatatttattatcatattattaattattttaatatttaaaatattacataaaaattgttttcttttaaaaacttaaaatcaacacatttaaaatagatagaaatttatttactcattttcttttaaaaaaaacggCTCTACCAAAATTGAACAGTACCGTAAAATTATATCAGTGGTTAATCACTATAAGTAAAAAGGAGTTTTTcaagttattatttttttattgtttgaACAATATGTCTGAGAAATTCCATATAAGAATGTGAACTTTCATTTTTGTCTTCTATTAAACGGCTAACAAATACATGTCTGTTGGGACTATCTTCtctgaaaaaaataaatattaaaagtattatttacTATTAGAGTAATAAAACTTACTTTACAATAATTGGTAGAGAATAACGACCTCGTTTAGAcattaatttgtttataaatttaaagagTTTTTTAGAAGTTTGATTATCTTGTTCTTCTAAAATAAACCCATCATTAACGTCATAATAAGTATCAGCGtcaaataattctttaaGAATAACATTATTAGAACATGAACCAacgattatatatatatatgtaccAGCATCAAGTAAATAAACCTCATTTCTATGAATTCTACCGTAACTTAATGGTAAAATTTCAGGAAGTATCGGTCTTTCACCAATATCAGGAATATCGTGATCTAAATTAAGAatactatttatattatacaatACAGGGTGTACTTCTGCGTTAATAATTTCAATAGGAGCTGTTGAAAAAAGTTGCATAGCTGCAATAcgtttatcatatttaatagAACGGCCAGCACCAAAGAAAGCATCATGTTTTAAACAACCAAGAATAAATAAAGgtaaaaactttaattcTGTTGTTGGTGATAAAAGTGCATTAGGATGCATTCCATTTGCTCTATTAAAAGCACCTAATCCATCAATAGCAGAATATAAAAGGGCTTCCCTACAATCAGAAATAGGAACACCATGTGTTGCACGCTCTGAACCCATTTTAGTTAAAAGTGATATTGAAGCACttatatcaaaatttctATAAACATCTAACATATCACTTGTTAAAGGAAGGCACATTGTATGAACACGTATTCTACGATCTCCTTTTGATGAAGTATATAATAAAGCTGCTTGAATAGTAATTTTATCAAGACCTTTAAGATCATCTTCTAATTCTAACTGAGCTGCCATACCAATATCAGGTGAAACAATTGgcatatttattaaatcagTTGATCGAACAAAATGATTACCATAAAATGAATGTAATGTTACATTTTCAGTACATCTTATTCTTAAAACAGCCTCCCATCCTATTTTACGTGTTAAGTATCTATCTAATATTTTACGGAATCTTGGATCATccatataaatattactattttctAACAATGGAATGTAATATGTCTCTCCACTTGAATATTTAGGTAAATCTGTCAATGTTGCTAAATCAACATATTCATTTCCCATTACAAATAAATCAATTCCTATTTGAACAGCACTagaatttaatgaaaattgcTTATAATAATCAATTGCTGGAgctaataaatcattttctttGGGTGTTTTATTTGTGGCATCATTCCTATTTTCTAGAGAACCTAATCCAACATTTGGTAAAGAACATTGAAAAACTGTAATTCTACCACCAacatcttttattaattgatgTGCAACATTTAAAGCACTTCCTAAACAATTTGATGTTGTTGTATTATCCTTAAACATATTTGGAAGATCTTCTAAAAATTTCTtgattttattcaaatagtAATGTAATGAAACAACAAAACCATCTGCAGCGGGAACAAATGGATCATCAATATCTGATTCAACAAATACTTTTGGCTCATCAACAGATTTATCAAATCTAAATGTATGAATAAAAGCATCAACAGCGACAAAACCaatcaaaacatttttttctttatatccaggtaaaaattctaatttttctttaagtTTTTCACAAAATTCATTTAAGTATCCTTGCTTTTGTGCAGTGACACTAACGtcaattacaaaaatataacaacATGGTTGGGGTGATCTTGCCATATACTCAGATGGAGCAATAAATTCAACAGTAGAACATTTAATTTCTGGTCTTTCGGTAGGCTCTCCTCTTGTTTTAGTTGTTGGATTCCAAAGAAATTCTTCTGGAACTTCATTGTTtctaaaacaaatattacaTCTCCAATGCCTTAAATCAGTAAACATAACATATGGATTTATATAAGCTCTACAATAACGACATCTTACAATATGTGTttgaagaatatttaaatttgtcATATCCCTAAATGGTTGTAATGTAACACCAAATGGTAATCTAgacttttttaaaagttcaCGTGTTTGAGGAACAACTCTTAATGTTGATCTCATAATACGACTATctacattaatattttgatttgcTACAGTTAATGGAAGCTGTGGTGGATCAGATTGAAAACCAAGTTGCCATAAATTGTTAGTTGTAAGTAGATCAATTCTTCTATCTGTAGTTGATGGTGCATTGCTACTAAAATTTCcaatattattgaaatttgtattattttgctgatattgttgattgtaattttgaaaatgataattttcaTGTTGAGTAAGTGGTGGTTGTCCTCCAATTCCAGGAGGAAGTTGTTCAAGGTTTGGTGGTTGTTGAGGAAAACCAAATTGCATATTTCCTGGTTGCGGAACAGTTGGATTTGGTAAAGATGGTTGACTTGAGTGTGGTTGAATCAAAGGTGGACCATCAGAAAATGGTGCTGGTGCACCAAATGATGGAGGTTGATATGCTTGAACTGGAGGGTTTGCATTAAAATTTGTTGGTGGAACAGGTGGAAATGATTGGCCAATAGGATTATATTGAGGAGCACTATTTTGCCGATCTGCTGTTACTGGAGGAACAATAGCTTGAGGAATGGATTTTTGAGGACAAAAGTTATTAACCATTGTTGTTCTAGGTGCTTGTTGAAATGGAAAATTATTTGGCAAAGGTTGATTTGTACTTTGAGCAGGATATTGTCCCATTGTCCCATTTGAAAAAGGTGGATTTATAGAACCGTCTACAATAATACGATACGtgtcaaaataaaaatgaaccTACTATTTCTAATTTGTTGTGATTCTGGTCTTAAAGAACCAGGAAATGATGGAGAACCATACATTGTATATACCCTAAAACAACAATCTGGTTAATATAAAtccaataaatattaaattaataaaattaacatattatgtttatatatttgcATCATGCTTGCttaacaacaaaaaatttaaaagaagaaaCACTATCCCAAAATGATATACATACAGTCGTCGCGTTGGAGCATAAGCTTCCTTGTTGCGGACCTGCAGATCTAGTATACATGGAATTaacataatataataatcacgcataaatttttattctttacaataaattaaactgtgtataaatttaaaaaaaaaaaaactattaaaattaaaatttttatttactagCAAATTTCCATTCTTGTCTACATAATGGACAATGAGGTTTTGCAGATTGAGCTCGATCCTCTGTCCATTTTACAATACAATGCATATGAAATGGATGTTTACAGGCACCTAAAACAATAGGGCACTCATCTCCAGGAGTTTTACAATCCACGCAACATGCTTCAAAAGGCATTCGACAAATTCCACATGAATCATCTCCTCCTTCAATCCATTTCCATTCTGCAAAAgtgacaaatttttttattattacctGCAAACCTGTATTTGACGGAATTTTATATTCTAACGACAATTTAGGATTATCTGTGTCCATCGGTTGAATTTCACGTTTATCTTTCAAAGATTTCAAACTATCATCGtcttcatcatcatcatcatcactACTAGTAAAACTTAATGATTTACTATGTCGACTATTCTTTAAcctgtttaattttttcaatatactTGACCGTTTTGTTCCTACAGACCTTCCTTTTGCTCCAGCTTCTCTGGGAAAAGTTTCAAAAAGATTTTGTCTACGACCACCACTTAAACTTTTACACCAATTTGTAGATCGTCCTTGATGATAACTtagtttaaataaatcttCAAACCAAGGTGAATTCTTTGTATCTTCATCGTCGTCACTTtctgataaatttaaattttcaactgAAGGATGAATAATTTCtagtttttttataagatcTTGGTGTTTTGCATGAAATTTAATAGAAGACTtctcattaaaatttaaattgctcatttttttagataatataaagcaattatataaaaatctaATACATTTGCCAGAAAAGTTTGTTTTACCCTTCTTCTGGTTGGGACTCTATAAATTGGACAACTGTGACTCTGAAactatataataatacattaGAAAGTTAATAGTTGATAAATTTTGTGTTAAGTTCATAGATGATTATATTTGACAAATTTTATGGTGTTAATTTTTTCGTTAATGATGATCAGAGGAACctgattaaaaataatctaaattatttttatattaatttccCCTAGTTTAGTTGTAGTATGTATTTCAAATCTAAAACtagtttataattattataaaataataaaaatggatCATTTTTGAAAATACATGATGCCTTCTCAATTTAAaggatatattttaaacataaaaatattaaattttttttgcaaatattatagtgaaaaaatttttaaaaatatcatagattaaaaaaaagcagAAAAGTTATTCTTAACATTGTTctttgattttaaataaaattaaaaaatatcattgtGAAAgtttatggaaaaaaatttgattcatattttaaagttagaAATGTAACAACTTTACTGAGATAtatctattatattttctaaatacactataaaaatacatttaattatgttaatttgtctttttttttgatatattatcattGTAAGTATAAATGAAAGTATTATTTTGTCAAAATATTAgcttattaaaaacaatatattatttttaatttttttcttgaaCAGTTTTTGCAACTTCATTTAATGATTTGGGTTCGATTTCATCGTTTTGTTGCTCTCTTTGTGCTTCATAACGGCAAATTCCAGTTTCTCGTTGCAAACATTCAACTACCTCAGTCATCGTTGCACGTAGTTTATGATTTCTTTCCCaacattttttcaaaatgcattctttaaaatttttaggtATTTCATCAGGTAAAGTCATTCTATAatcttcttttataaattttataacaaattcATGATTAGATAATGAAGGATATGGTTCTTTAccattattaaatatctCCCAAACCATTATACCATATGCAAATACATTACTTTTTGTGTAATAAGTTTTTGAAGTAATTGTTTCAGGACTACACCATTTAATTGGTACTCTACCTTTTGTATCTATTTTGTAAGAAGTACCTATAACACTCATACCAAAATCTGATATTTTTACTTGTCCATCTCCTCCATATAAACAATTTCTTGCAGCAATATCAcgatgaataatttttagtgAATGAAGATATTCAATTCCAAATGCAGCTCCACAACACATATTCATTTTTCTATCAGtatctaaattatttttttgtaaataactGTCAAGAGCACCTTTAGCACAAAGTTCCATAACTAACATTAATGGTTCTTGGCCTGCTGCAACACCAAGTAATCTAACGACATTTGGATGGAAAAAAGTTCTCATTAATCTGGCTTCTttcattatttcttttacctgttcttttgttaatttttctaatttagcTAGTTTAATTGCAACGTCTGTAATTTTTCCAGTTTCATTGTTCTCATATGTTCCAAGATGAACTTCAGCAAATGCACCTTCTCCTAATTTTTTAGTTGTTTTAatctaaaattatatgattctttaatttgaaaacattaaaattattttttacctGAGAATGACAGAATTCCCATGATTGTTTTCCTACagcattttttaaaataatatcattacCACATGAGACTGATGCTTTTGTTTCAGTATGATGACTTATCAATTCCACAACTGAATTAAAAGCTgcttttgaaattttatatttattgtttggAGTTTTTTTGATAACAAAATGATTCAAACATTTGTTTATTGTTACACTTCCTTTTTGTGGTTTTATTCGTACAGATAAAATGTAGGCACGTTCTTTACCAGCTACAGGTTCAGAGAGGCGTACCAGAAAATCACCATCTTTTTTGAGCATTTTATTGATATCTTCTCTTGGTAAAAATCCATGATAATATGGTTGTTTTAAAAGTTCTTTTATTGGTGTATCCTCAATTGAtgttacatttaaaaaattaataactttGCTATCAGTTGACACACTTGTCTTATTTGCTTTATCcatcaaatattataacatttttattattttggtaatttatattcaaattatttgaatatttagaaaaattatattctaataatgaagaataaagttgtttattgtatttattaaaaaattcacctattattaaaaaaaattttttttttatattttatttacattgtaaaaagattttttttttttatcttcctTCAGATACGAGTTTATCGTAAGCGTCATTTGTAAGAAATTCACTTAATTCAGGCTCAAGAACAAATTTTTCTAACATTTCTGCAGCTTCAGAAATTCTATTTGATGTACTTCCTGATCTAATTAAGAGAGGTTCCATTTCTGTAGCAATAACATTTTGAATCATTTCAGGTGTTATATGTTTTccattttcaattttagcTCCATGTTTTACCCATTGCCAAAGTTGCGCTCTAGAAATTTCTGCTGTAGCTGCATCTTCCatcatattatataatgGTACACAACCAATTCCTCTTAACCATGCTTCTAAATATTGTAATACTACacttatatttcttttaagaCCTGCTGAAGTAATTGTTCCTTTAGGTATAGCAATTAAATCATTTGGAGATGCATATCTTGGTAATAATCTATCTATTTGATTATCTCCAACAATAATTTGATCAAAAACATCTCTTGCAATATCAACAAGACCAGGATGAGCTACCCATGTACCATCATGTCCATTTGTTGCTTCTCTatgtttatcattaaatactGCTGTAATTGCAGTATTATTAGCATCaggattatttttaattggtATGTAAGCAGCCATTCCTCCCATTGCAtgaatttttcttttatggCATGTTCTAATAACTTGTTCACTATAAGCTGCCAAAAATGGTGTTGTCATAGTTATTTGAAATCTATCTGgaagtaaatattttgaatgatttctaaaaactttaatgtatgaaaatatataatccCATCTTCCACAGTTAAGTCCAattatataatcttttaaattatacataatttCTTCCATTTCAAATGATGCTAAAAGATGTTCAATTAAAACTGTACATTTGATTGTTCCTTTTGGTAAATTCAATTTATCTTCTGTATATGAAAAAACATCTGCCCACCATTTTGCTTCATCAGCATTTTGTAATTTTggaagataaaaatatggaCCACTATTCTTATCAATTAATTCTTTagcattattaaatataaacagACCAAAATCAAATAAACTTCCACTTATTGGTTTATTGTGAATCAAAACATGTTTTTCATGTAAATGTAAACCTCTTGGTCTCACATTTAATACTGCATGTTTTTCATCTAGTTTGTAAGATTTTCCTGTTAATGGATGACTTAATGCTATTGTTCCTCGAACAGCTTCATACAAATTAAATTGCCCATCCATCTGATTTCTCCATGTTGGTGTATTTGAATCTTCAAAATCAGCCATAAAGACTTTTGCCCCACTATTTAAAGCATTTATTACCATTTTTCTATCTGTAGGTCCTGTAATTTCAACTTTTCTATTTAACATATCATGAGGAATCGTTGCCCCTGACCATGATTCATCTCGACGAATGTCTTCTGTTTCTTTTGgaaaacataaaattaattcatcattattaattttatcttgaATAATTTTACGATTCTCAAGTAAAGAAAGACGTCTcctatcaaaattattatgaagATCTCTCAAGAACCTTAATGCATCAggtgttaaaattttttcatcattcGATAACATTTCAGAAGTCAACTAAATACACaataattatactttatttttttatatattttaaaatttttgttaaattatttaataaataaagacGAAAATAGTCATTAACTAACGTTAGACAGCAGCATTTTTACTTACCGTCATAACTTCGTCATCTTCAACAGTGGATGTTTTAAATTGAGCTTCTTCTGTACTTCCGGTAAGAGCAGTTGTAGAGCTGGATCCACCAGCACAGGCATTTGCTAAAACATCAAAATATCCAGTTCCAACTTCACGTTGATGTTTTACAGCAGTATATCCAGATTTTTCTGCATCAAATTCAGCTTTTTGAAGTTCAGCATATGCAGCCATACCACGTTCACGATAATTTTTAGCTAAATCAAATATTGAAAAACTATTTGTATGAAAACCAGCAAGTGtaataaattgatatttgAATCCCATAGCTCCAAGTTCTCTTTGATATTTTTCCatatcacttttttttaaatgtttactCCAATTAAATGATGGTGAACAATTATAGgcaaataatttatctggaaattcttttttaacacCTTCAGCAAATTCTTTAGCTTGTGATAATGAAGGATATGATGTTTCCATCCATATCATATCACAATATGGTGCATATGCTATACCTCTTTGAATACATGCTTCCATTGATGTAGAATCTTTAAGTCTATAAAAACCTTCAGATGTTCTACCAGCTTTTCTATCAATAAATGGATGATCTCTTTCATCAACATCACTTGTTAAAAGTCTAGCACTTTCAGCATCAGTTCTTGCTACAATAATTGTTGGTGTATCACAAACATCAGCAGCTAAACGAGCAGCATTTAGATGACGAATATGTTCAGATATTGGAATTAAAACTTTTCCACCCATATGACCACATTTTTTTTCAGATCCTAATTGATCTTCAAAATGAACACCAGCAACTCCAGATTCAATGTATGCTTTTGTAATttcaaaacaatttaaaCTACCTCCAAAACCGGCTTCACAATCAGCAACAATAGGTGCATAATAATCTCTATATGGTTTCATATCATCAGCCTCTGCACATTCAATTTGATCAGCCCTCCttaatgatttattaatacGTTTAGCTAATTCAGGACCAGAATTTGATGGATATAATGATTGATCAGGATACATTTCACCAGCACTATTACCATCAGCAGCAACTTGCCATCCAGAAAGATATATTGCTTTTAATCCAGCTTTAATCATTTGAACAGCTTGATTACCTGTCTGAGCACCTAATGCAGCAACATATGGTTCTGTATGTATAAGATGCCAAAGTTTATTTGATGTTTTATTAGCAATTGTATATTCAATATTTACAGAACCacgtaattttaaaacatcttTAACATCATAATTACGTTTAATTCCTTGCCATCTTCCTTTTGGAGaattttttacaatcttaataaaataatattataaaattaaatgctACTTACATGATAGAAGTTACTAGCTTTTAACTGtgacattattaaaatataatttgtaattttGTATATGTTACTAGtaatttaatatctttatataCTTACCATATAACCCTCTTTTATTTACCATATCAAAAGAGGGATGGACTttatataatcataaaaataattattattaatgtacATGATCTTCTACTAAATGATTTTTGTTTACATCTTTGTCATGccctttttaaattacattgataataatgctgttatttttaattttgtattttgtAGTTAAAGGCAAACATTATTTTCactgatataaataatattagaagatcataatatcaaaagacaaatatattttataaaaacggAATATGACTTTATTGGCGATATGAAGATAACATTCAATGATCACAAATCTTAGGATGACCATTCACGTTTTAAGTTTCCTTATATTTGATAAGATAAGAAAATTcgtaaacaaaaaaatattaaatttatcatgtacattttaatagtaaaattttttttatttgtatttttaattgtaagttcaaatctttatttaacaaatataatgATTAAGGTATTTTCTggaaattgaaaataaactttatttattaacataatcactactatttttatttttttaaattgatttatagttaaataaatgataataaaccaatttatttttatatttataaatttttttttgttgatataataataaattttacaaaaataacaactaaaaatttataatataaatatttttttttagttactttacatattaaatttaatttattggcacataaaattgtatcgttcatcttttttttttctaaaatgattaagaaacagaaaaacaataatgatttgtttattttaaatcaataatacaattataataacaaaaatttaccaAAACAAAATGGCTGTATATCAAAAACcaagttattttaatttttaatttactaaaTTACCATGatttagataaataaaatgtataaaaataacttttttattaaaaatagttttaactatttttcaaaaaaaaaggtaaattCAATCTTTTTAcatctaaatattttatcaattcataattttatttttatcaattatatttaaaaatagttgaGATATAcatgaaaacttttttattaatcacATAAAGTCATTAAACTTAtttacataataatttttataatgttaagatagtaaattaactaaaaatgaaaaataatctataaagattattaatagctatttttattttgtctaTAAAATGTCTTATctctataaataaaacactttaattgtaaatcattaattacaattaaatttgGAGGcaaactaaatattttaattgactTTCAATTAtgtgtaaaattaaaagtatattatgataaattaaattgtaattagaaattttttcaaataaacaATGCATTTCGATAATCAGAAAGAATTACTTACAACataatagtattatttataatattttaaattacaaatacaaaaaatcctgtccaaataaagatataaaagtttttaaaaaaaaaaattattaatattaaattaagtatttcaaaaattgcCACAATAATTCTTCTATTATTCTATTTCTTGAAATTacaaataactattttattttggtacctctatctttaaattatatatttttatacagcTATAAAGTTTAGtgtttcattaattttattacaactAAATactataaacaaaaattatttcctagaatataaaagtataatttgtcattatttattattattaataaaattgtagtAAAACtgatttaatcttttttatattatcatttattagtATATCTATCACtcttatcatataaaaaatttgaaattttactGATAAAGTGTGAACGAAATGTTatctatataatataaattagttAATTTACTAAAATCAACAAAGTTTTcgttaaatattaaaaaatattattaacaatatcaaatataatgataaacaaAACCATCTTAACATAATAAAATCAAcagaattaatattttcaactaaatataattatttactttttaattgcATTGAAAAt
Proteins encoded in this region:
- a CDS encoding von Willebrand factor, type A domain and Zinc finger, Sec23/Sec24-type domain and Sec23/Sec24, trunk domain and Sec23/Sec24, helical domain and Sec23/Sec24 beta-sandwich domain-containing protein, whose translation is MRDYYIMLIPCILDLQVRNKEAYAPTRRLVYTMYGSPSFPGSLRPESQQIRNNGSINPPFSNGTMGQYPAQSTNQPLPNNFPFQQAPRTTMVNNFCPQKSIPQAIVPPVTADRQNSAPQYNPIGQSFPPVPPTNFNANPPVQAYQPPSFGAPAPFSDGPPLIQPHSSQPSLPNPTVPQPGNMQFGFPQQPPNLEQLPPGIGGQPPLTQHENYHFQNYNQQYQQNNTNFNNIGNFSSNAPSTTDRRIDLLTTNNLWQLGFQSDPPQLPLTVANQNINVDSRIMRSTLRVVPQTRELLKKSRLPFGVTLQPFRDMTNLNILQTHIVRCRYCRAYINPYVMFTDLRHWRCNICFRNNEVPEEFLWNPTTKTRGEPTERPEIKCSTVEFIAPSEYMARSPQPCCYIFVIDVSVTAQKQGYLNEFCEKLKEKLEFLPGYKEKNVLIGFVAVDAFIHTFRFDKSVDEPKVFVESDIDDPFVPAADGFVVSLHYYLNKIKKFLEDLPNMFKDNTTTSNCLGSALNVAHQLIKDVGGRITVFQCSLPNVGLGSLENRNDATNKTPKENDLLAPAIDYYKQFSLNSSAVQIGIDLFVMGNEYVDLATLTDLPKYSSGETYYIPLLENSNIYMDDPRFRKILDRYLTRKIGWEAVLRIRCTENVTLHSFYGNHFVRSTDLINMPIVSPDIGMAAQLELEDDLKGLDKITIQAALLYTSSKGDRRIRVHTMCLPLTSDMLDVYRNFDISASISLLTKMGSERATHGVPISDCREALLYSAIDGLGAFNRANGMHPNALLSPTTELKFLPLFILGCLKHDAFFGAGRSIKYDKRIAAMQLFSTAPIEIINAEVHPVLYNINSILNLDHDIPDIGERPILPEILPLSYGRIHRNEVYLLDAELFDADTYYDVNDGFILEEQDNQTSKKLFKFINKLMSKRGRYSLPIIVKEDSPNRHVFVSRLIEDKNESSHSYMEFLRHIVQTIKK
- a CDS encoding AT07979p1; its protein translation is MSNLNFNEKSSIKFHAKHQDLIKKLEIIHPSVENLNLSESDDDEDTKNSPWFEDLFKLSYHQGRSTNWCKSLSGGRRQNLFETFPREAGAKGRSVGTKRSSILKKLNRLKNSRHSKSLSFTSSDDDDDEDDDSLKSLKDKREIQPMDTDNPKLSLEYKIPSNTEWKWIEGGDDSCGICRMPFEACCVDCKTPGDECPIVLGACKHPFHMHCIVKWTEDRAQSAKPHCPLCRQEWKFASK
- a CDS encoding Tyrosine-protein kinase Fps85D is translated as MDKANKTSVSTDSKVINFLNVTSIEDTPIKELLKQPYYHGFLPREDINKMLKKDGDFLVRLSEPVAGKERAYILSVRIKPQKGSVTINKCLNHFVIKKTPNNKYKISKAAFNSVVELISHHTETKASVSCGNDIILKNAVGKQSWEFCHSQIKTTKKLGEGAFAEVHLGTYENNETGKITDVAIKLAKLEKLTKEQVKEIMKEARLMRTFFHPNVVRLLGVAAGQEPLMLVMELCAKGALDSYLQKNNLDTDRKMNMCCGAAFGIEYLHSLKIIHRDIAARNCLYGGDGQVKISDFGMSVIGTSYKIDTKGRVPIKWCSPETITSKTYYTKSNVFAYGIMVWEIFNNGKEPYPSLSNHEFVIKFIKEDYRMTLPDEIPKNFKECILKKCWERNHKLRATMTEVVECLQRETGICRYEAQREQQNDEIEPKSLNEVAKTVQEKN
- a CDS encoding Malate synthase family and Malate synthase A family and Isocitrate lyase family and Malate synthase-like domain and Pyruvate/Phosphoenolpyruvate kinase-like domain-containing protein; this encodes MSQLKASNFYHIVKNSPKGRWQGIKRNYDVKDVLKLRGSVNIEYTIANKTSNKLWHLIHTEPYVAALGAQTGNQAVQMIKAGLKAIYLSGWQVAADGNSAGEMYPDQSLYPSNSGPELAKRINKSLRRADQIECAEADDMKPYRDYYAPIVADCEAGFGGSLNCFEITKAYIESGVAGVHFEDQLGSEKKCGHMGGKVLIPISEHIRHLNAARLAADVCDTPTIIVARTDAESARLLTSDVDERDHPFIDRKAGRTSEGFYRLKDSTSMEACIQRGIAYAPYCDMIWMETSYPSLSQAKEFAEGVKKEFPDKLFAYNCSPSFNWSKHLKKSDMEKYQRELGAMGFKYQFITLAGFHTNSFSIFDLAKNYRERGMAAYAELQKAEFDAEKSGYTAVKHQREVGTGYFDVLANACAGGSSSTTALTGSTEEAQFKTSTVEDDEVMTLTSEMLSNDEKILTPDALRFLRDLHNNFDRRRLSLLENRKIIQDKINNDELILCFPKETEDIRRDESWSGATIPHDMLNRKVEITGPTDRKMVINALNSGAKVFMADFEDSNTPTWRNQMDGQFNLYEAVRGTIALSHPLTGKSYKLDEKHAVLNVRPRGLHLHEKHVLIHNKPISGSLFDFGLFIFNNAKELIDKNSGPYFYLPKLQNADEAKWWADVFSYTEDKLNLPKGTIKCTVLIEHLLASFEMEEIMYNLKDYIIGLNCGRWDYIFSYIKVFRNHSKYLLPDRFQITMTTPFLAAYSEQVIRTCHKRKIHAMGGMAAYIPIKNNPDANNTAITAVFNDKHREATNGHDGTWVAHPGLVDIARDVFDQIIVGDNQIDRLLPRYASPNDLIAIPKGTITSAGLKRNISVVLQYLEAWLRGIGCVPLYNMMEDAATAEISRAQLWQWVKHGAKIENGKHITPEMIQNVIATEMEPLLIRSGSTSNRISEAAEMLEKFVLEPELSEFLTNDAYDKLVSEGR